The following DNA comes from Pantoea phytobeneficialis.
GCTTTCGCCACGGCACCGAGTGAACCACGTTCCATACCAATGCCGTGATCGCCATCGCCTGCGACCGCATCGATATCGCCCAACTGCTGCGCATTGCGTTGCAGCATGGCGGTCACCGCTTCCAGTAGTTGCAGCACGCGCTGCGCACTCTCCTGCGATTCGGCGGAAGCGGGCGGCAGCGGTTCTTCCGCGCTTTCCAGACACTCCGCCACGCTGAGCGGCTCGGCGGCAATCACGCTACCTTTGCGATAGGCAGGGGTATTGGCCGGGGCGCGCCAGAAGGTTTCCAGTTCATCATCCAGCCACATCAGCGTCAGGGAAGCCCCGGCCATATTGAAGCTGGTGACAAACTCGCCGACATCCGGCTCCACCACCTGCAATTGCGCCTCGGCCAGCAGTTGTGCCACCCGGCGATACACCACAAACAGTTCTTCGTATTTCACCGAGCCGAGGCCGTTCAGGATTACCGCGACCCGTTGACCGGCGGGTTTCTCGATGCCCGGTGGCAGTTCGCCCAGCAGACGATCGACGAAGATCTCCGCCAGCACATCGGCGCGCGGGACATCGTCTTCTTTAATACCGGGTTCGCCGTGGATCCCCATCCCCAGCGCCATCCGTCCTTTTTCTACTTCAAACAACGGATGTTGCGCGCCCGGCAGACTACAGCCGGAAAACGCCACGCCAAATGACCGGGTACGTTCATTGGCGTGTTGCGCCAGTTTCAATACCGCAGCGAGGTCATAGCCGGCTTCTGCTGCGGCACAGGCGGCTTTGAACACCGTCAGATCCCCCGCCACGCCGCGACGTTTTTCACGTTCGTTGACGCTGGCACTGGAGATATCGTCGGTGACTGCCAGCACTTCGCAGGCAATACCTTCAGCGCGCAGACGTTCACAGGCCTGGCCGAAATGCAGCACATCACCGGCATAGTTACCGAACATCAGCAGCACGCCTGCGCCGTTATGGGCAGCGCGCGCTACGTTGTAGATTTGCTG
Coding sequences within:
- a CDS encoding dihydroxyacetone kinase family protein — encoded protein: MTYLFNQPSAFAAELIEGFVAANADKVRQVPGGVVRSTRSQADTVAVVVGGGSGHYPAFAGLVGQGLAHGAAMGNLFASPSAQQIYNVARAAHNGAGVLLMFGNYAGDVLHFGQACERLRAEGIACEVLAVTDDISSASVNEREKRRGVAGDLTVFKAACAAAEAGYDLAAVLKLAQHANERTRSFGVAFSGCSLPGAQHPLFEVEKGRMALGMGIHGEPGIKEDDVPRADVLAEIFVDRLLGELPPGIEKPAGQRVAVILNGLGSVKYEELFVVYRRVAQLLAEAQLQVVEPDVGEFVTSFNMAGASLTLMWLDDELETFWRAPANTPAYRKGSVIAAEPLSVAECLESAEEPLPPASAESQESAQRVLQLLEAVTAMLQRNAQQLGDIDAVAGDGDHGIGMERGSLGAVAKARDVAARGAGAGSLLCRAADAWADKAGGTSGALWGVALTALGTAIGDQHAPDARRVANGVRHAKEGIMHFGKARVGDKTMVDVLVPFSDSLSAAVAKGVSLTDAWLTAAGVAEQAAQATAQLLPKMGRARPLAEKSLGTPDAGAISLAMVVNTVGDLLKQQTTSEQGA